One genomic window of Anaerolineae bacterium includes the following:
- a CDS encoding FTR1 family protein: MIAALLITLREGLEAVLIVGIVLSLLYRLGARDRALAVWGGTAAAVLVSVIAGTALLILGWRLEGTAEEIFEGTIMLIAAGLLTWMIFWMQGQGSKLQQHLEEETRIAARHNGWWGLFVLAFIAVVREGIETALFLTAAAFQADGQQVILGGLLGLGIAIGIGWLLFSAGRRISIRLFFQVTGILLLLVAAGLLAHGVHELQEAGLLPTFIDTLWNINPILDENGPLGSFLKALFGYNGNPSLLEVIVYTLYLLVVGYRAIRAWGIEPVRSARRI, translated from the coding sequence ATGATTGCGGCACTGCTGATTACTCTGCGCGAAGGGCTGGAGGCGGTTCTGATTGTGGGCATCGTGCTGAGCCTACTGTACCGTTTGGGGGCCAGAGATCGTGCTTTGGCGGTATGGGGCGGCACGGCGGCGGCTGTACTGGTCAGCGTAATTGCCGGCACCGCCCTTTTGATCCTTGGCTGGAGGCTAGAGGGCACTGCTGAAGAAATTTTCGAGGGCACTATCATGCTAATAGCGGCCGGATTGCTGACATGGATGATTTTCTGGATGCAGGGTCAAGGTTCGAAACTGCAACAGCATCTTGAGGAGGAGACTCGCATAGCGGCCCGGCACAACGGATGGTGGGGACTATTTGTATTGGCATTCATAGCAGTGGTGCGTGAGGGCATTGAGACCGCACTGTTCCTGACAGCGGCGGCATTTCAGGCCGACGGCCAGCAGGTAATCTTGGGAGGATTGCTCGGATTAGGAATTGCGATTGGGATCGGATGGTTGCTGTTTTCCGCCGGCAGGCGCATCAGCATTCGCCTCTTCTTCCAAGTGACCGGCATCCTGCTTCTTCTCGTAGCCGCAGGTCTGTTAGCGCATGGTGTCCATGAACTGCAGGAAGCCGGCCTTCTGCCGACCTTCATAGACACCCTCTGGAATATTAACCCAATATTGGATGAAAATGGCCCGCTCGGCTCTTTCCTGAAGGCCCTCTTCGGATATAACGGCAACCCATCATTGCTGGAGGTCATCGTATATACTCTATACCTTCTGGTCGTTGGGTATCGCGCCATCCGCGCTTGGGGTATTGAACCTGTGCGCAGTGCCCGCCGGATTTGA
- a CDS encoding zinc ribbon domain-containing protein: MPIYEYQCDECHERFEKFVQSMQNADKGVTCPKCGSQHVHKALSLFGVGGSKSSSGFSAGSSCSSGST; encoded by the coding sequence ATGCCGATTTACGAATATCAGTGCGACGAGTGCCACGAGCGCTTCGAGAAGTTCGTCCAATCCATGCAGAACGCCGACAAAGGCGTGACCTGCCCGAAGTGCGGCTCCCAGCACGTGCATAAGGCGCTTTCCCTGTTCGGGGTGGGCGGCAGTAAGAGCAGTTCGGGCTTCTCCGCCGGCAGTTCCTGCAGTTCTGGCAGTACCTGA